A window of the Vigna angularis cultivar LongXiaoDou No.4 chromosome 3, ASM1680809v1, whole genome shotgun sequence genome harbors these coding sequences:
- the LOC128195876 gene encoding L-type lectin-domain containing receptor kinase S.4-like → LYVMKNVYVGFFASTRRYKNADVIEAWELEIGPHRYSYQELKKATKGFKDKELLGQGGFGSVYKGKLPNSNTQVAVKRISHDSKQGLREFVSEITSIGRLRHRNMVQLLGWCRRCGDLLLVYGFMANGSLDKYLFDEPKIILSWEQRFKVVKDVASTLLYMHEGYEQVVIHRDVKASNVLLDGELNVRLGDFGLARLYEHGANPSTTRVVGTLGYLEPEVPRTGKATSISRD, encoded by the exons ctctatgttatgaaaaat GTGTATGTAGGGTTCTTTGCATCGACAAG AAGGTACAAGAATGCCGACGTTATAGAAGCTTGGGAGCTTGAGATTGGACCACACAGGTACTCCTACCAAGAGCTCAAGAAAGCAACCAAAGGTTTCAAGGATAAAGAACTGCTTGGACAAGGTGGATTTGGGAGTGTCTACAAGGGAAAATTGCCAAATTCCAACACCCAAGTTGCTGTCAAGAGAATCTCACATGACTCAAAACAAGGCCTGAGGGAATTTGTGTCAGAAATAACCAGCATAGGCAGGCTTCGCCACCGGAATATGGTTCAGCTTTTGGGGTGGTGTCGCCGGTGCGGTGACCTCCTCCTTGTGTATGGTTTCATGGCTAATGGAAGCTTAGACAAGTACCTGTTTGATGAACCAAAAATAATCCTTAGTTGGGAGCAAAGGTTTAAGGTGGTCAAGGATGTTGCTTCTACCCTTTTGTATATGCATGAGGGCTATGAGCAGGTGGTGATACATAGAGATGTGAAGGCTAGCAATGTGCTACTAGATGGAGAACTCAATGTAAGACTAGGAGATTTTGGATTAGCAAGGTTGTATGAACATGGTGCTAACCCAAGTACCACAAGGGTAGTGGGGACATTAGGGTATTTGGAACCTGAGGTGCCTAGGACAGGGAAGGCCACATCTATCTCTCGGGAT
- the LOC108326333 gene encoding uncharacterized protein LOC108326333 translates to MPAAGMRRTTRVFGMKGADSARVLRSGRRLWPDSGEVKTKRSNDGDDWAVTPSKVTKLDTVVTPRGTVKGRREEPVVDAPDKTIDRRFGIVYVRRRKGLKKEGSKRSVEVSLCVLSVVVSRTAGKSALFLRLLASVVRYAKRVRISMRKLSGFLMSGTVNGVFALEGMQFVKGPPAVNSGICQFFGVTKFVPLFSVDFSAVPSCFEYLHSAMFFRSMHRSFFLVCNPINVHSDVDDIESDEDLLEYQNEKQISSDTFKREPSETGTVTSDVIENNDVLSLHSSVKSTTRAAGRNGQYRNMLNSRGIQKRRSSLRKRKARNPSMGSLRRNGAVASELTGGRRSNSQFSVVTSSKKLRSLANGSTTSSLKQASSAIVDSKETLGLSSCSANLLVSEIHQCQRVEGAIVTLEMSASKEWLLTVKKDGLTRSTFKAEKVMRPCSSNRFTHAIMYSLDNGWKLEFTNRQDWNVFKDLYKKCSDRNIPSTAAKFIPVPGVREVSSYAESNSFPFHRPDTYISVFGDELTRAMARTTANYDMDSEDEEWLKNFNAECQNPVSDDNFELIIDTLEKVYYCNPDDPFDEKSATCCCQNLGSKEVVEAVYNYWMRKRKQKRSLLIRVFQGHQSKRAPLIPKPLLRKRRSFKRQPSQLGRSNQPSVLKAFAAEQDAMEENAMLRIEEAKANANMSMELAIHKRRRAQSLAQNADLATYKATMLIRIAEAALAAESVDDAAAYFLD, encoded by the exons ATGCCGGCGGCTGGGATGCGCCGCACGACGAGAGTGTTCGGCATGAAAGGAGCCGACTCGGCCCGAGTTTTGCGCTCTGGGCGACGGCTGTGGCCGGATTCGGGTGAGGTGAAGACTAAACGATCCAACGATGGTGACGATTGGGCGGTGACGCCGTCCAAGGTGACGAAACTTGACACTGTCGTGACGCCACGTGGCACTGTGAAGGGGAGGCGCGAAGAACCGGTGGTTGATGCACCTGACAAGACTATTGATAGGAGATTTGGCATTGTGTATGTGAGGAGGCGGAAGGGGTTAAAGAAGGAAGGCTCTAAAAGGAGCGTGGAGGTTTCGCTTTGTGTGCTTTCGGTTGTTGTGAGTCGCACTGCCGGGAAGAGTGCTCTGTTTTTGAGACTGTTGGCTTCGGTTGTGAGGTATGCCAAGAGGGTTCGGATTTCGATGAGGAAACTTTCGGGTTTTTTAATGTCGGGGACTGTTAATGGTGTTTTTGCTTTGGAGGGGATGCAATTCGTGAAG gGTCCTCCTGCTGTTAACTCTGGAATATGCCAATTCTTTGGGGTCACAAAGTTTGTACCACTGTTTTCTGTGGACTTTTCTGCTGTTCCTTCTTGTTTTGAGTATCTGCATTCTGCGATGTTCTTTAGATCTATGCATAGGTCATTTTTTCTTGTATGTAATCCAATAAATGTGCATAGTgatgttgatgatattgaatCAGACGAGGATTTATTGGAATACCAGAATGAAAAGCAGATTTCTAGTGATACCTTCAAAAGGGAACCGTCTGAGACTGGAACTGTTACATCTGATGTTATTGAAAACAATGATGTTTTATCCTTACATTCTTCTGTCAAGTCCACCACCAGAGCAGCTGGTCGAAATGGACAGTATAGGAACATGCTGAACTCTAGAGGCATTCAGAAGAGGAGAAGTTCACTAAGGAAAAGGAAAGCGCGTAATCCTTCTATGGGGAGTTTACGGAGAAATGGAGCAGTTGCTTCTGAGCTAACAGGTGGTAGGAGAAGTAATAGCCAGTTTTCTGTTGTGACCTCTAGCAAGAAACTTAGAAGTTTGGCGAATGGTAGCACCACTAGTAGCCTCAAACAAGCTAGTTCAGCTATAGTCGATTCAAAAGAAACACTGGGTTTATCTTCATGTTCTGCAAACTTACTGGTATCAGAGATACACCAATGCCAAAGGGTAGAGGGAGCAATTGTTACTTTAGAGATGTCTGCTTCAAAAGAATGGCTTCTCACTGTAAAGAAAGATGGATTAACAAGAAGTACATTCAAAGCAGAAAAAGTGATGCGGCCCTGCTCATCCAATCGATTCACTCATGCAATCATGTATTCTTTGGACAATGGGTGGAAACTGGAGTTTACCAATCGTCAAGACTGGAATGTCTTTAAAGACCTTTATAAGAAGTGTTCCGATCGTAATATCCCTTCTACTGCTGCCAAATTTATACCAGTTCCAGGTGTGCGTGAGGTCTCTTCATATGCAGAAAGTAACAGTTTCCCCTTTCACAGACCAGATACATACATATCTGTCTTTGGTGATGAGTTAACTAGAGCAATGGCTAGGACAACTGCAAATTATGACATGGATTCTGAAGACGAGGAGTGGCTGAAAAATTTCAACGCCGAGTGTCAAAATCCTGTGTCAGATGATAATTTTGAGTTAATTATTGATACTCTGGAGAAGGTTTATTATTGCAATCCAGATGATCCGTTTGATGAAAAATCTGCAACTTGTTGTTGTCAGAACCTTGGTAGCAAGGAAGTGGTAGAAGCTGTATATAACTATTGGATGAGAAAACGGAAGCAAAAACGATCTTTGTTGATTAGGGTTTTCCAG GGTCATCAATCAAAGAGAGCTCCACTTATCCCTAAGCCCTTGCTACGAAAAAGGAGGTCGTTTAAGAGACAACCCAGTCAGTTGGGTAGAAGCAATCAACCAAGTGTTTTGAAAG CATTTGCAGCTGAACAAGATGCGATGGAAGAGAATGCAATGCTGAGGATTGAAGAAGCGAAAGCCAATGCAAACATGTCTATGGAATTAGCCATACACAAACGCAGAAGGGCTCAATCTCTTGCTCAGAATGCAGATTTGGCCACCTACAAGGCCACAATGTTAATTAGAATAGCCGAAGCAGCTCTTGCCGCAGAATCAGTAGATGACGCAGCAGCATATTTTCTTGATTGA